The following proteins are encoded in a genomic region of Ailuropoda melanoleuca isolate Jingjing chromosome 10, ASM200744v2, whole genome shotgun sequence:
- the LOC117803976 gene encoding mannosyl-oligosaccharide 1,2-alpha-mannosidase IA-like: MLDQGAQMLSDHGFSTGDFWFDCYQAPGESPSWGLRPAVCRACLFAKGAAPGRRPTEELFPQGIPAAQPRGSGGLDAQDPAPQPLTPGGGEVWLLSGAAQGHWTAGTPAAAAAGGMPVGGLLPLFSSPAGGGLGGGLGGGGSGGRKGSGPAAFRLTEKFVLLLVFSAFITLCFGAIFFLPDSSKLLSGVLFHSSPALQSAADHKSGPGARAEDAADGRARRGEEGAPGDPGAALEDNLARIRENHERALREAKETLQKLPEEIQRDILLEKEKVAQDQLRDKAVFRRLPPVDFVPPIGAVGREPADAAIREKRAKIKEVSAPFW, encoded by the exons ATGTTAGACCAGGGAGCTCAAATGCTCTCCGACCACGGCTTCTCTACGGGGGACTTTTGGTTTGACTGCTACCAGGCACCGGGGGAATCCCCGTCTTGG GGGCTGCGGCCAGCGGTCTGTCGCGCGTGCTTGTTTGCCAAAGGAGCTGCCCCTGGGAGAAGACCTACAGAAGAGTTGTTTCCCCAGGGCATAcctgcagcccagcccaggggCTCGGGCGGCCTGGATGCGCAGGACCCAGCCCCGCAGCCGCTGACGCCGGGCGGCGGCGAAGTTTGGCTGCTGAGCGGCGCGGCGCAGGGCCACTGGACAGCGGGCACCCCAGCGGCCGCGGCGGCTGGAGGGATGCCGGTGGGGGGCCTGTTGCCGCTCTTTAGCAGCCCGGCGGGCGGCGGCCTGGGCGGGGGGctcggcggcggcggcagcggcggcaggAAGGGATCCGGCCCCGCCGCCTTTCGCCTGACAGAGAAGTTCGTGCTGCTGTTGGTGTTCAGCGCCTTCATCACGCTCTGCTTCGGGGCGATCTTCTTCCTGCCCGACTCCTCCAAGCTGCTCAGCGGGGTCCTGTTCCACTCCAGCCCCGCCCTGCAGTCGGCCGCCGACCATAAGTCCGGGCCCGGGGCGCGCGCCGAGGACGCGGCAGATGGGCGAGCCAGGCGTGGCGAGGAGGGCGCGCCCGGGGACCCGGGGGCCGCCCTGGAGGATAACTTGGCCAGGATCCGCGAAAACCACGAGCGGGCTCTCAGGGAAGCCAAGGAGACCCTGCAGAAGCTGCCCGAGGAGATTCAAAGAGATATCctgctggagaaggagaaggtggcCCAGGACCAGCTGCGTGACAAGGCGGTGTTCCGGAGGCTGCCCCCGGTGGACTTCGTGCCCCCAATCGGGGCGGTTGGCCGGGAACCGGCCGACGCCGCCATCCGCGAGAAGAGGGCAAAGATCAAAGAGGTGAGTGCACCGTTCTGGTAA